The genomic region CGCGAGAGCGGCCGCGAGCTGCCCGCCGGTTCCCCCGACGATGTCGGTCACCGTGCCGAGCGGACCCGCAAACGTCGTGTCCGTCGTGGCCCAGGCCGCGTCCATGCCACACAGCGCCCATACGAGCGCCGCCAGCATCCGTATCGTCAGAACATGCATTCTCATTGCGCCGCCCTCCGCAAAGCCGTTCCGTCGTCCGACGTCGATACCCGCCGCCGCGCCGAGGCCCATGTCTCCAGGTCGGCGACCTGATAGCGCACCCGGCCCCCGAACCGGTGGAACACCGGCCCGTCGCCGCTCACGCGGTAGCGGTCCAGCGTCCTGGGCGAGAGATTCAGCCATGCAGCCGCCTCCCGGGTGTTGAGATAGTTCCTGCCGTTCTCTTTCATCTGCTTGCCTCCTTTCTGTTCCGAGTTGGCTCCGGACCCGATAGGCGGGAGCGGAGCATCCAATGAACCCCCCGTCACGGTCCCGGCAAAAGGGTCCTCGTCCATGAACCGGGCGCGGATGGCCCGTGTCTCTTCCACAGTCGCATTGGTCGCCATCCAGGCGCGCACCCGGTCGACCGTCCTGAGCCGCGGCGACGCGCCCCGGCGGAGCCTCCCCACGAGGGACGGATTGCCGGCGGCCTCTTCGCCCAGCACCGAGAGCTTGGTGCCGGTCACGGTCAGGAACGCTTCGACCTCCCACCGGAAGACCGGACCCAGCGGTGGACACCCCATGAAGACCAGGACACGGTCCGCCGTCGCCAGCCGCACCGAGCGCCCCCGCTCCTGCGAGAACACGAAATCCGGGTCGCCCAGTACCTCCATACCGAACCGCCGCGCACTCATGCCGTGGCGTTCCCGCCAAGCTGCAACGGCCCGGCGCAGGCGATCATCCAGGGGCATGTCGGAGTGGGGTTCAAGCGGTGCCATGTGCGCGAACATAGGTAACCGATCGGTACTTTACAATAGTAACTCATAGTGTATATCCTACAGAAAACTTACATTTGTACTGTTATTTGCGATCAGCTACGTCACAATATGAAAAGAAAAATAGACGGGTAAACAGAAACGATGGAAGGGACTGGAATGATTCCGAATCGGAAAACCGACAAGAAAGACGCGATCAGACGAGACCCGGTGAGGCTCAGGCTGAAGGATCTGCTCCGGCAAAACGACGTCTCCCTCACCGCCGCATCGCGGGCCATCGGCCGCAACCAGACCTATCTGCAGCAGTATGTCGACCGTGGCACGCCCGCCGTGCTCGGCTATCGGGACAGTAAGACCCTGGCCGAGATGCTTGGATGCGATCCCTTGGAACTTCGCCACGAGACCGTGCCCAAGCGCAGGCCCATGCCGCCGAGACGCCCCCGGCCGCCGGCCGGGCTTCCCGGAGAGCCGGTTGCGGCCATCCCGGAGATCACGGTGGAGGTTTCGGCCGGGGCCGGGGCGCGCGCCGAAGAGTTCGTCTCCGAGACGGCCCGCTGGCACTGGCCGGAGAACATGATCCGCTACGAAGGCGGCGCCGCGCCCGAGAATCTCCGCATCCTCAGGGTTAGGGGCAACTCGATGGAGCCGAAGTTGCACGAGGGGGACCGGATCGTGGTCGACATCTCGCGCCGGCTTCCGGCCACGGGCGAGCTATTCGTGCTCTGGGAGGGCAACGGGCTCGTGGTGAAGCACATCGAAGCCGTGCATGGTGGCGAACTGGACGAGGCCGACCCGCCCCATCTCAGGCTGATTTCTGCCAACGCGGACTACTGCTGCCGTGCCCAGGATGTCCACATCCTCGGCACGGTGTTGTGGTTGGTAACGCGCGCGTGACGGGAGACGACTTCTCATGGACCCCGGTGCGGCTGCGCCCTGTACACCCATCATCAGTTTGCCAGGGTGTGTCTCCGACGGCAGAGCATCATCCGGGATTTTGCTTCCCGCTGGTGACCAC from Deltaproteobacteria bacterium harbors:
- a CDS encoding helix-turn-helix domain-containing protein, with amino-acid sequence MKENGRNYLNTREAAAWLNLSPRTLDRYRVSGDGPVFHRFGGRVRYQVADLETWASARRRVSTSDDGTALRRAAQ
- a CDS encoding S24 family peptidase translates to MRLRLKDLLRQNDVSLTAASRAIGRNQTYLQQYVDRGTPAVLGYRDSKTLAEMLGCDPLELRHETVPKRRPMPPRRPRPPAGLPGEPVAAIPEITVEVSAGAGARAEEFVSETARWHWPENMIRYEGGAAPENLRILRVRGNSMEPKLHEGDRIVVDISRRLPATGELFVLWEGNGLVVKHIEAVHGGELDEADPPHLRLISANADYCCRAQDVHILGTVLWLVTRA